A genomic region of Pseudomonas abietaniphila contains the following coding sequences:
- the tssM gene encoding type VI secretion system membrane subunit TssM, producing MKAFFGFFIRWVVPILGMIALSLIIWFVGPLLDVLVPEGRRWALIVLLFAAWIAWRACRVLQARRHAAKVLESLAAETAPDPASVATAEELATLRQRMDDALKLLRKARLGGDERRNLYELPWYVIIGPPGSGKTTALINSGLHFPLAAQMGAGAIRGVGGTRNCDWWFTDQAVLLDTAGRYTTQDSHAQVDKAAWLGFLDLLKTQRLRRPVDGAFIAISLSDLLLGSEAERAAHAVAIRARIQELYSQLGVRFPIYVMLTKLDLVPGFMEFFDALRKEERAQVWGMTFALDDGKQKDGKHADGPLADFLSEFALLEQRLSARLVERLQQERDPARRDLIYGFLQQFGALKETLKTFLDGVFQPNAFEDRALLRGVYFTSGTQEGSPIDRLIGAMAQSMNLDRQHLARQTGTGRSYFIEKLFTAVAFAERGLVGVNPKVERRRKWLARSALAVTVAVVLLVGTLWVISYRANQTYITRVNEKVAPLGQSVQSLSPAQRDVLAVLPLLNAVRSLAGDPPGMSRGLGLYQGDMLEAESGSVYRKLLIAVFAPRLVTRVEEQLRSGGSSDFLYEGLKAYLMLADRDHYDADFIKAWVALDWDQSLPRDLPPDQRQALGEHLQALFERHPPTARLDQRLIDDLRWQLQQLPVAQRVYDRVKRQKLPESVPDFRITDAAGRDAALVFARKSGKPLGDSLSGFFTAKGYREVFLAASLSQSGTLAEEQWVLGLDHADQQNVASLAGDVRRLYFQDYQRQWDALLADIDFVPITSVAQAADVLRVISGPTSPLKKLLVAVAKETNLQQEDKLLAEQGKKVEGGVDQLKQRLGSILGQEQASAAATPPSVDDPVSSHFAELNAFVSKGEGEPAAIDGLLADMNALYVQVSAMVGASGEALLGEAKNSASAAVTRVNLNADRQPPVVQGLVKSVVSSTTNTMMGGVRNQLNAAWVSDVVNVYRQSLSGRYPLAPGSARDATLDDFGQFFGVGGVMDNYFRKYLQSYVDTSASAWRWQPGAAQKLGINASVLQTFQRAAAIRDAFFRSGGVQPTVRFELKPVAMDASITQFLLELDGQQISYDHGPSRPVAMQWPNPGSIGVVRLSISPPAASGRSGITLDGPWAWFRLLEQSDLVTGGSPDRFNLRLRVDNASISYELRANSAFNPFKSRVLSGFSLPERL from the coding sequence GTGAAGGCGTTTTTCGGTTTTTTCATTCGCTGGGTCGTGCCGATTCTAGGCATGATTGCGCTGAGTCTGATCATCTGGTTCGTCGGTCCGCTGCTTGACGTGCTGGTGCCAGAAGGCCGGCGTTGGGCATTGATCGTCTTATTGTTCGCGGCATGGATCGCGTGGCGAGCGTGTCGCGTCCTCCAGGCGCGACGCCATGCGGCAAAAGTCCTTGAAAGCCTGGCCGCAGAGACAGCACCCGACCCTGCCAGTGTCGCCACTGCTGAAGAGCTCGCGACCTTGCGCCAGCGCATGGACGACGCGCTCAAGTTGTTGAGGAAAGCCCGATTAGGCGGTGACGAACGACGCAATCTCTACGAGCTGCCGTGGTACGTGATCATCGGTCCGCCGGGTTCGGGTAAAACCACCGCGCTGATCAATTCCGGCCTGCACTTTCCGCTCGCGGCACAGATGGGTGCGGGCGCGATTCGCGGTGTCGGCGGTACGCGAAATTGTGACTGGTGGTTCACCGATCAAGCCGTGCTGCTCGACACCGCCGGTCGTTACACCACCCAGGACAGCCACGCTCAGGTCGACAAGGCGGCTTGGCTCGGGTTTCTCGATTTATTGAAAACCCAACGCTTGCGCCGACCTGTCGATGGCGCCTTCATTGCCATCAGCCTCTCCGATCTTTTGCTCGGCAGTGAGGCGGAGCGCGCTGCACATGCGGTGGCTATTCGGGCACGGATACAAGAGTTGTATAGCCAGCTTGGCGTGCGTTTCCCGATCTATGTGATGCTCACCAAGCTCGATCTGGTGCCGGGTTTCATGGAATTCTTCGACGCCCTGCGCAAGGAGGAGCGCGCGCAGGTCTGGGGCATGACGTTCGCCCTTGATGACGGCAAGCAGAAAGACGGCAAGCATGCCGATGGCCCGCTCGCAGACTTTCTCAGCGAGTTTGCGCTGCTTGAACAACGGCTGAGCGCGCGTCTGGTGGAGCGCTTGCAGCAAGAGCGCGATCCGGCGCGGCGTGATTTGATCTATGGGTTTCTGCAGCAATTCGGTGCGCTCAAAGAAACCCTGAAGACCTTCCTCGACGGCGTGTTCCAGCCCAATGCGTTTGAAGACAGGGCTTTGCTGCGGGGCGTTTACTTCACCAGCGGTACTCAGGAAGGCAGCCCGATTGACCGGTTGATCGGCGCCATGGCGCAGAGCATGAACCTGGACCGCCAGCATCTGGCGCGGCAAACCGGAACCGGACGCAGCTACTTCATTGAAAAACTGTTCACGGCCGTGGCGTTCGCGGAGCGTGGGCTTGTGGGCGTGAATCCGAAAGTCGAGCGCCGACGCAAATGGCTCGCGCGTTCCGCGTTGGCGGTGACCGTCGCAGTGGTACTGCTGGTCGGCACGCTCTGGGTGATCAGTTATCGCGCCAACCAGACTTACATCACTCGGGTCAATGAGAAAGTCGCGCCGCTGGGGCAGAGCGTGCAGAGCCTGAGTCCGGCCCAGCGTGACGTTCTGGCCGTGCTGCCTTTGCTGAACGCGGTGCGCAGTCTGGCAGGCGACCCGCCGGGAATGTCGCGGGGGCTTGGGCTGTATCAGGGCGACATGCTGGAAGCCGAATCGGGCAGCGTCTATCGAAAGCTGCTGATAGCCGTGTTCGCCCCGCGTCTGGTCACGCGCGTGGAAGAACAACTGCGCAGCGGCGGCAGTTCGGATTTCCTTTATGAAGGGTTGAAGGCCTACCTGATGCTTGCTGACCGCGATCACTACGACGCCGATTTCATCAAGGCCTGGGTCGCGCTGGACTGGGATCAGAGTCTGCCTCGTGATCTGCCGCCTGATCAGCGTCAGGCATTGGGCGAGCATTTGCAGGCCCTTTTCGAGCGTCACCCGCCTACCGCACGTCTGGATCAGCGGCTCATCGATGACTTGCGCTGGCAGTTGCAACAGTTGCCGGTTGCGCAGCGGGTGTATGACCGGGTGAAGCGGCAGAAACTGCCGGAGAGTGTCCCGGACTTCCGCATCACCGACGCAGCTGGGCGTGACGCCGCGCTGGTGTTCGCACGTAAGAGCGGCAAACCTTTGGGTGACTCGTTGAGTGGTTTCTTCACGGCCAAGGGTTATCGCGAAGTGTTTCTGGCGGCGAGCCTGAGTCAGTCCGGAACGTTGGCCGAAGAGCAATGGGTGTTAGGGCTCGATCATGCGGATCAACAGAATGTCGCCAGCCTCGCAGGGGATGTACGTCGCTTGTACTTCCAGGATTACCAGCGTCAGTGGGATGCGTTACTGGCTGACATCGATTTCGTGCCGATCACCAGCGTGGCGCAGGCTGCCGACGTGCTACGGGTGATTTCAGGCCCCACGTCTCCGCTGAAAAAACTGCTGGTGGCGGTCGCCAAAGAGACCAACCTGCAGCAGGAAGACAAGCTGCTGGCCGAGCAAGGCAAAAAGGTTGAGGGCGGGGTCGATCAACTCAAGCAACGGCTGGGTTCGATACTGGGACAGGAGCAGGCGAGCGCTGCCGCCACGCCTCCCAGTGTTGACGACCCTGTCTCCTCACACTTTGCCGAACTCAACGCCTTTGTCAGCAAAGGCGAGGGTGAACCCGCTGCCATTGATGGTTTGCTGGCTGACATGAACGCGTTGTACGTGCAGGTCAGCGCCATGGTCGGCGCCAGCGGCGAGGCGTTGCTGGGAGAGGCAAAGAACTCGGCGAGCGCTGCGGTCACTCGGGTGAATCTCAATGCCGACCGACAACCGCCTGTGGTGCAAGGGTTGGTCAAATCGGTTGTCAGCTCGACGACCAATACCATGATGGGCGGGGTTCGCAATCAGCTGAACGCAGCGTGGGTCAGCGATGTGGTGAACGTTTATCGCCAATCGTTGAGCGGTCGGTACCCGCTGGCGCCGGGCAGCGCACGTGATGCCACGCTCGACGACTTCGGCCAGTTCTTCGGCGTTGGCGGTGTGATGGATAATTACTTCCGCAAGTACCTGCAAAGCTACGTCGACACGTCGGCCTCAGCCTGGCGGTGGCAGCCGGGTGCCGCACAAAAGCTGGGGATCAATGCTTCGGTGCTGCAGACGTTCCAGCGCGCGGCCGCTATCCGCGATGCGTTCTTCCGCTCTGGCGGGGTCCAGCCGACCGTGCGCTTCGAGCTCAAGCCGGTGGCGATGGACGCTTCGATCACGCAGTTCCTGCTCGAACTTGACGGCCAGCAGATCAGCTACGACCACGGGCCAAGTCGTCCGGTCGCGATGCAGTGGCCGAACCCCGGAAGTATCGGCGTCGTACGCCTGTCGATCTCGCCGCCTGCCGCCAGCGGTCGTTCGGGCATCACCCTGGATGGCCCATGGGCCTGGTTCCGTTTGCTGGAGCAATCAGATCTGGTCACCGGCGGATCGCCTGATCGCTTCAACCTGCGGCTGCGCGTCGACAACGCTAGTATTTCCTATGAGCTGCGAGCCAACAGCGCTTTCAATCCGTTCAAAAGCCGTGTGTTGAGCGGCTTCAGTCTGCCGGAGCGGTTATGA
- a CDS encoding PP2C family protein-serine/threonine phosphatase, producing MSALPENIRYRSASYSHVGMVRQINEDAFLELPENGVWAIADGMGGHAAGDYVASLIVDSLRHASPSESLAIYTCALRTALTQVNTAVREETLRCEVAMMGSTVVVLAALSNQGVCLWAGDSRLYRLRDGDLQGISRDHSYVQELQDSGLLSEAEARVHPRANIVTRAIGVEDTLDLAMVNLDVLPGDTYLLCSDGLNKTAEDHEIRDVLGHTDPYQVVRSLVHLGLTRGAPDNITAIVVKAS from the coding sequence ATGTCCGCACTGCCTGAAAATATCCGTTACCGCTCTGCCAGCTATAGCCATGTCGGCATGGTGCGGCAGATCAACGAAGACGCGTTTCTGGAATTGCCTGAAAACGGCGTGTGGGCCATCGCCGACGGCATGGGCGGGCATGCGGCGGGGGATTATGTCGCGAGTCTGATCGTCGACAGCCTGCGTCACGCCTCGCCATCGGAATCGTTGGCGATCTACACCTGCGCACTGCGTACCGCGCTGACCCAAGTGAACACGGCTGTGCGAGAAGAAACCCTGAGGTGCGAAGTCGCCATGATGGGCAGCACCGTGGTGGTGCTGGCGGCCCTGTCAAATCAGGGCGTCTGTCTATGGGCGGGGGACAGCCGGCTGTATCGGCTGCGCGATGGCGACTTGCAGGGCATCTCCCGCGATCACAGCTATGTGCAGGAGCTGCAGGACAGCGGCTTGCTCAGCGAAGCCGAAGCTCGTGTGCATCCCCGCGCGAACATCGTCACCCGTGCCATCGGCGTCGAAGACACCCTGGACCTGGCAATGGTCAACCTCGACGTCCTGCCTGGCGATACCTATCTGCTGTGCAGCGATGGCCTCAACAAGACCGCAGAAGATCACGAAATTCGCGATGTGCTGGGACATACCGACCCCTATCAGGTGGTCCGCAGTCTGGTGCATCTGGGACTGACCCGGGGCGCCCCCGACAACATCACGGCCATCGTCGTGAAAGCCTCTTGA
- the tagF gene encoding type VI secretion system-associated protein TagF produces the protein MTTLGFYGKLASRGDFVSRGLPQSFLKPWDTWLAAGLHVSQQQFGAEWLDAYLVSPLWRFVLAPEVCGPQAVVGVLMPSIDRVGRYFPLTIAQTIQPDQSLAALVSAPEGWFEQVEALMLATLEEGADFSAFDDSVSTLGFLPTTACEPMRLFAGLQRTGASDPQARHRALAETACEGASLWWGRGSERIAPGLIRCPGLPDAAEFGSYLLGQGASI, from the coding sequence ATGACGACGCTTGGTTTCTACGGCAAGTTGGCCAGTCGCGGCGACTTTGTCAGTCGCGGCTTGCCCCAGAGTTTTCTTAAACCCTGGGACACGTGGCTTGCGGCTGGATTGCATGTCAGCCAACAACAGTTCGGGGCAGAGTGGCTGGACGCTTATCTGGTCAGCCCGCTGTGGCGCTTCGTGTTGGCGCCCGAGGTGTGCGGCCCGCAGGCCGTGGTGGGTGTGTTGATGCCAAGCATCGACCGGGTCGGGCGTTATTTCCCGCTGACCATCGCACAAACCATTCAGCCTGATCAGTCCCTGGCGGCGTTGGTTAGTGCGCCCGAAGGCTGGTTCGAGCAGGTCGAAGCGCTGATGCTGGCGACGCTGGAAGAGGGCGCTGATTTTTCAGCGTTCGACGACAGCGTGTCCACGCTCGGTTTTCTGCCGACGACTGCCTGCGAGCCCATGCGTCTTTTCGCGGGTTTGCAGCGCACTGGCGCGAGCGACCCACAAGCACGTCATCGGGCGCTTGCCGAAACCGCTTGCGAGGGTGCCAGCCTCTGGTGGGGCAGGGGCTCCGAACGTATTGCTCCCGGCTTGATACGCTGTCCGGGACTGCCTGATGCCGCCGAGTTCGGCAGTTATTTGCTGGGACAAGGAGCGTCAATCTAG
- a CDS encoding serine/threonine-protein kinase — protein sequence MDILIPGFDIGGEIGEGAMATVYLATQRSLERKVALKIMAATLAADPTFCERFLREGKTLARLSHPHTVTIHDIGNVGDLYYMAMEYLPNGTLKERVAAGISAEQGLVYVRQIASALGYAHAQGLVHRDVKPANILFRANGSAVLSDFGIAKSLDDRTQFTQAGFAVGTPSYMSPEQARGLEIDGRADLYALGVVLYEILVGKLPYNGTDALSTALAHLTEPLPELPIHHGRYQHILARLLAKDREDRFADAAELIAALDNLPPENPDATMVRSLPLPPADMPVQPSRDDLGGLTPVSIDIPATSSKPPAPSVQPAPMRVASSPSEQRKVPVIALLAIAVAVAAALGLGAGGYGWLSADKPAVVPMASATPSQSVVADTSVGLAPSMAFASKTSPATPPATATYSSGPDADGGHRPLLMANKKTLFQRVLSKPDARLAPDAGASAGEQSLPAFSVLYVYQRKDINGAQWLRVGASSDGRSEGWLPAEQVSEWKQSLVLKFSERSGRSPAMFLREPSQLERLLTDPSAAKTLLLNAQKNSDDTQQVLALEPAGSAVPQRQFYLLPIFDAKETFDQNGQPVQLLNVASIDPGTVPQRTGSGERIKPSAGKDSFRTGVVLVVDTSVSMQSYIDQVRDVIAELQNQIAKRGELDNVSFGLVGFRNNVSKTPGLEYLSKTLITLDQGRDPQRFLELARQVKATNVSSHSFNEDAFAGVMQAVNGMDWSGYGGRLILLVSDAGSLRKNDPYSSTQMNEAEVRQAALGKQIKIYALHLKTDAGKKNHAFAEQQYRTLTADANPQIGDLYVPVPGGDVQKFGERVSEIGSVFADLVHQVRSNQPQVAPSLSAAPSVADKSAAIGYAMRMDFLGQRSGVRAPQLVSGWTADRDLTNPALPAFQVCVMLSKLQLNDLQQSLKLIVDAARKTQSSPKDFFQEIASASAYMSRDPSGLRKGGNLAQSGVLGEYLEGLPYRSKSLSMTQDLWLSLSVAEQEDFIDELDSKIRLYETFHNDLANWVRFGDAEPGDALYRVPLSTLP from the coding sequence ATGGACATATTGATCCCCGGATTCGACATAGGCGGCGAGATTGGCGAAGGCGCCATGGCCACCGTTTATCTCGCCACGCAGCGCTCGCTTGAGCGCAAGGTTGCGCTGAAAATCATGGCGGCGACGCTGGCCGCCGACCCAACGTTCTGTGAGCGCTTTCTGCGTGAGGGCAAGACCCTGGCAAGGCTGTCGCATCCACACACCGTGACCATCCATGACATCGGCAACGTTGGCGATCTCTATTACATGGCCATGGAATACCTGCCCAACGGCACGCTGAAAGAGCGTGTCGCTGCGGGCATAAGTGCCGAACAGGGCCTGGTTTACGTGCGCCAGATCGCCTCTGCGCTGGGCTATGCCCATGCGCAAGGGCTGGTCCACCGCGATGTAAAACCGGCCAACATTCTGTTCCGCGCCAACGGCTCGGCCGTGCTCTCGGACTTTGGTATCGCCAAATCGCTGGATGATCGAACGCAGTTCACCCAAGCCGGTTTTGCCGTGGGCACGCCCAGCTACATGAGCCCGGAACAGGCACGTGGTCTTGAGATCGATGGACGCGCCGACTTGTATGCGCTGGGGGTGGTGCTCTACGAAATACTGGTCGGCAAACTACCCTACAACGGCACCGACGCGCTCTCCACGGCACTCGCTCACCTGACGGAGCCACTGCCGGAACTGCCGATTCACCATGGACGCTATCAGCACATCCTCGCTCGACTTCTGGCCAAGGATCGTGAAGACCGGTTTGCCGATGCGGCCGAGCTGATTGCCGCGCTGGACAATCTGCCACCGGAAAACCCGGACGCGACCATGGTGCGCTCGCTCCCGTTGCCGCCGGCCGACATGCCTGTTCAGCCGTCCAGGGATGATCTGGGCGGCTTGACGCCCGTGTCGATCGACATTCCCGCGACTTCTTCCAAGCCCCCGGCTCCGTCGGTCCAGCCAGCACCCATGCGCGTAGCGTCAAGTCCATCCGAGCAGCGCAAGGTGCCGGTCATCGCGCTACTCGCGATTGCTGTTGCTGTTGCCGCTGCGCTGGGCCTGGGGGCGGGCGGTTACGGGTGGTTGAGTGCCGATAAACCAGCTGTGGTGCCAATGGCTTCGGCCACGCCGAGCCAATCGGTTGTCGCTGACACGTCGGTCGGTCTGGCCCCCAGCATGGCGTTTGCTAGCAAGACGTCGCCCGCTACACCGCCTGCCACGGCTACCTATTCATCCGGTCCGGATGCCGATGGAGGCCATCGCCCGCTGCTGATGGCGAACAAGAAGACCCTGTTTCAACGCGTCCTGAGCAAGCCTGACGCGCGCCTTGCTCCCGACGCAGGTGCCTCTGCGGGCGAGCAGTCGCTTCCGGCGTTTTCGGTGCTCTACGTCTATCAGCGCAAGGACATAAACGGCGCTCAGTGGCTGCGCGTCGGGGCCTCCAGTGATGGGCGCAGCGAAGGGTGGCTGCCAGCGGAGCAGGTCAGCGAGTGGAAGCAGAGTCTTGTGCTGAAGTTCAGCGAGCGATCGGGGCGCTCTCCAGCGATGTTTCTACGCGAGCCCAGTCAGCTGGAGCGGTTGTTGACCGATCCTTCTGCTGCAAAAACGCTGTTGCTCAATGCGCAAAAAAACTCAGATGACACGCAACAGGTTCTGGCTCTGGAGCCCGCAGGCAGCGCTGTTCCCCAGCGTCAGTTCTACCTGCTGCCGATCTTCGACGCCAAGGAGACCTTTGACCAGAACGGACAGCCCGTTCAACTTCTGAACGTTGCGTCCATTGATCCGGGGACCGTGCCGCAGAGGACCGGTTCCGGCGAGCGAATCAAGCCGTCTGCAGGTAAAGACTCGTTTCGCACAGGCGTGGTGCTGGTCGTGGACACATCGGTGTCGATGCAGTCGTACATCGATCAGGTGCGAGACGTCATCGCCGAGTTGCAAAACCAGATCGCCAAGCGCGGCGAGCTGGACAACGTCAGCTTCGGTCTCGTGGGTTTTCGCAACAACGTCAGCAAGACGCCGGGTCTTGAGTACCTCAGCAAAACGCTCATTACGCTGGACCAAGGCCGTGATCCGCAGCGGTTCCTTGAGCTGGCGCGGCAGGTCAAGGCCACCAATGTCTCCAGCCACTCGTTCAACGAAGACGCCTTTGCTGGCGTGATGCAGGCCGTCAACGGTATGGACTGGTCCGGCTATGGCGGTCGTTTGATCCTGCTGGTGAGCGATGCGGGATCATTGCGCAAGAACGATCCTTACAGCAGCACTCAGATGAATGAAGCCGAGGTGCGTCAGGCCGCGCTGGGCAAGCAGATCAAGATTTATGCCCTGCACCTGAAGACCGACGCCGGCAAGAAGAACCATGCATTCGCCGAGCAGCAGTACCGCACGTTGACCGCGGACGCTAACCCACAGATCGGCGATCTCTATGTGCCGGTGCCGGGGGGGGATGTGCAGAAGTTTGGTGAGCGAGTGTCCGAGATCGGTTCGGTGTTCGCCGACCTGGTTCATCAGGTGCGCAGCAATCAACCGCAAGTCGCTCCGTCGTTGTCGGCAGCGCCGTCGGTGGCCGATAAGTCAGCCGCGATAGGCTACGCCATGCGCATGGATTTCCTTGGTCAGCGGTCCGGCGTTCGCGCGCCGCAACTGGTCAGCGGCTGGACCGCCGACCGCGACCTCACGAATCCCGCGCTTCCTGCGTTTCAGGTGTGCGTGATGTTGAGCAAATTGCAGCTCAACGACTTGCAGCAATCGCTGAAGCTGATCGTTGACGCTGCACGCAAGACACAAAGCTCGCCCAAGGATTTTTTCCAGGAAATCGCCAGCGCCAGCGCCTACATGAGCCGCGATCCATCGGGGCTGCGCAAAGGCGGCAACCTTGCGCAGAGCGGCGTACTGGGCGAATACCTGGAAGGGCTGCCGTATCGCAGCAAATCGCTGAGCATGACGCAGGATCTGTGGTTGTCGCTGAGCGTGGCCGAACAGGAAGACTTCATCGACGAGCTGGATTCGAAGATTCGTCTCTATGAAACCTTCCACAACGACCTCGCTAACTGGGTCCGTTTCGGCGATGCCGAGCCGGGTGATGCGCTGTATCGCGTGCCGTTGTCGACCCTGCCGTGA